The Erigeron canadensis isolate Cc75 chromosome 1, C_canadensis_v1, whole genome shotgun sequence genome segment TATAATTTCATCTGTATATAATTTAGAGAAGACATTTTGGGTGACGTTTAGCAAATTCGCAGCCGTAATAAATATGTTTCATTTGTTTATGGCTAAATGTTAATTCGATTGTAGCCATCTTTCAGTTGCATCAACAAACTAGAATCTTATAATAAGTAATTAGACGCTCATAACGACTATAGCCGCCTTAAGCCAAATGTTTTATCTTTCACGAGCAtgatacccgcacaatgcggcggcgatgacattagttgcgatgtggTGGCGTCGGCGTCAAATGGTGTTggtaattgatacaaagatatatgatttttaggcatagtgaatatcttttaaaaaattatgaaacggttgtgtaagttaattaattaaggttaaaatggtaattttacataaaccaaaatagtaaacttttcaacataggggtataatttttatatagtaatatagaagtatatatagatgtattataaaaagtacAAGGGTATTTAAGAGATTTTAAAGACaattacttaaaattaaaaagagggCTTTCTCTTTATTAGTTAGTATAAATTAGCCCTTAATATGAAAGTATAAAAGAGTTAATGATAAAGTTGGGTTCTAATCCTTTTACTatatttcttgtgattttagtTCTTGTTTGAGATACTATACCATCATACTTCACCATTTGGCGACcgtttcttgttttctttcaattacattttaacatgtaacatacaattttcatttttcattcaaattaAGGCTAACATGTTTGTATACTTTAGACTTTCATTAACCATTGACAATTCACGAGTATCAAAAAGATGATGAGGCAGTTTAGTATGGACGTATACACTTGGATATATACATATCCAGTTTTCACGTTATCTTTTTGCTACACAACGATTGCTATGATGTTAATGAAAATCGACATGTATAAATAAGTTTGTTCATGGACCAATGTGTGAATGTAGGATTATACCCAGTAATTCCCTAAAGCTACTGGAAAATAAAGGCCCATTTGCAAAtaacttaaaacacaaaaaacaaagaaaacattgttttttagTTAGAACAAATCTTACTCCGCGTATTCAAAATTTTCTAATACATGTtgcatacataaaaaataaaaataaaaaaatctatatgTATGATATGACAAGTTCgaataatattttaatctagTATAGAACATGATTAGGTAGAAACTTGTCTTCTTCCTTACACTTTCATCGTACTTTCTATTGGGTTGGCAATAGGCATATAACAATGCAAGTTCCAAGTCAACTGTAATTACATGCTATTTTCTACTAATTTAAGTCATTGTCATCATTACGATTAACAGAACCTTATTGTATTAACTAGTAGTACCGACACCACCTTGATTTCACTACTTCCATACATTTGTGAGGTATTATGTGTAATCTTTCTTAGCCTATAACTATGagaaggaaaacaaaaaaatgatgCCTAAACAGAACTTGTAAGAAACCAAGATTAGTCACTACCTTGCCCTTGATCAAATCAGTTAAAACCATGCACAAGACGAATATGTTCTCTGTAATTGAACCCGCTTAATTTGAAGCAAATTTGCCACAGCAGAAACTTCCCATCAACCTAAAAATGCTGTAGTTATAGGGCATGCCACAAGATTGATCTATTTGCATTCACACTGTTATAATAGCATCCAATCCTTGGCCATCTAAGTTTATCTCAAACTTCTATGGGGTATTTAGCTTCAGACCTGCCAAGTCCTTTGTCGATTTTACCAGCCAACAACACATATCTTTACAAAATACACGATTGTACAAGGACTACAAGCCATCTTGGAGCAAAAGTATGTACAACAAGAACACCATAACCTGAACAAAGTTTTTCATTTCAATAGGAAGACAGCCAAAGTTTTACTCTTAAGCTTAAAGTTAATGAAAGTTAGAGGCGAAAAGAAAGGTTGGTAGGCTCTATAACGAATGAATATGGGTTATGCTTGAATCAATATGAAGTAGTTGACTCATTAGATATAATTACAGTAATTATGTTGTTTTAATAAGTGATTATGATGACAATCTTGCTACAAGCCTACAATAATTAATGATCTATAACTAGGAAAATGAACTTCACGAAAGATTGCATTAAAAATCAACTTTGGGTGACATTCAGCCCGTTCTGCCCAATCGACCCTTCCCTTTTTTTAGTAAAGTTGTTATTTGACCCTTTGAGATTAATAATTATCCACTTTGACAACCTTATAAAATAGTGGGTCGAAAATTCAACCTCTACAAGAACTATTGACACTGGAGGTATATCAATGCTACTGCTAAAATCCAAATAAAGCAACCAAAAGTTCAGACATACCAATGAGGGATGCACCAGATACTACAAATGTAAGAGAAGCTAAATAACTAAATGCTACAAATGTAAGACAACCAAAGTTTTACCAATGAGGGATGCACCAGATATTTATTTCAAGTAGTATACCATCCAGGTTACAATAAGCATTATGTCCAACCTCAAGTTTGTATTGCTTCTCCTATTTCGTCTTGAAAAAAAGGAGAAGGAGAACAAAAAATCAAGAGACTATAGAGTCAGTCTATACTCAAGTATTAGTACTTTGTACCTGAAAAAAGGATCTGCAGGAGTTACAAATTAGTATTCCATATGACTTCAGCGACTTCCTAATTCGTTTTCAAGATCCAACGAGCCCTTTAAAACGAGCATAGGAAACAATGAGAAGAAAAAGGACTGCAGAAAAAACACCAGACACGATCACCACCTGCCAAAATTCACAACAAGAGAGGTCAATGTTTTGTAGAAATTATGATACTCTGAACTACAATATCCATTTTACCAAGGTGGCAATCTCAACCCATTTAGTTATCAATGTGACATCTATGTTATGGTTATCCAACTGAGCCAGATCAAGATATTTAGTAAAACAAAAATAGCACAAAGGGTATACGGAGCAAAAGCCAGCCCAAGATGTATTTTATAACGAATACAACCTCCTGATACAAGAATCTGCCAgttttaacaaacaaaaatattggaTGAAACCCTGACCTGACCCATTTCGACTAATACAATAATCTGTCGGTTTTAACATGTTGAACCACCCACTTTGCCACCTTAAGCATTCAAAAATACTACACTGACCCATTTGAACATGTAGCCATGATCATCGTTCCATGTATAAGGTATATTCATCCCAAATATCCCAGTCACCAATGCATAGATTGACATGCATACGGTTCCTGAACTTAAAAAGAGCTCCAGCTGTGGTCATGAATATAAACGAAATGAGATGATCCTCAAAATAGAAGACAGCAGCCATAAACAAGAAAGCTTAGGATACAACTGACCTGAATTAGCTGATTTCTATGATTGTCAAGCTGTAGTAAGAATAATAATAGTGGTTTTAGAATCACACTACATACATaatcaaagaaataaaataagaaagaaacCCATTCAAAGCTTCTGGGTACCTGGATGTTGATGTAATCTTCGGTATCATCAATATATTCACGTAGCTGCAGAAATATATGCTAATTGGTTAATTGTGATGTCTCATTCTAAGATGCATTTTTCATCCAGAAAAGGTTGTAGTGTTAAAACAGGAGTGTTGATAATGATTTAATACCACGAACATCTCTCAATAATAGCAAAACGGAGAAACCTTGTGAATCAAAGTAAGTCAATGTTATCATACTTCATGACCAGTGACAATTCTAGATTAGAACTTTGAACAAAGGAAAAGTCATGTTCATTCAAAGCAATAAAGCATACTAAAAAGATAACAATTGTGATTATTCTAGACATACATTATATCaagtgaaatgttcatttgaaaactaaaatttctatgaaaactagaaaactggtcaaaacacacTGAGATTTGAATCTAACAcgatgtgtttttattgtgttttctaaaaacacattgtgtaaAGTGTTAAATCAcgatgtgtttttgatagcatACGTGAACAtcaaaaaattgttcaaacatactgtgatatgaactttctaaaaacacattgtgttaaattcatatcacagtgtgttttggccagttttctagttttcacaaaaattttatttttcaaatgatcacaaccCTCATATCAACGCCTTGGTATAAATTCCATAAAGATGTACTTACTTACAAGgccataataataaaagaaaaaactagaAGTGTACCCGCATGATGCACGGTGGTGGATAAGTTTTTGTGGTAAAATTCAATTAGTACATGCGGCAATGGGTAATGGTGGCCAGCTTCACCAACCGTTGGCTTGAATTGTCAAACACATGGGTGCATAAAAGTTGTGTTATTATTTGTTAGTAGCATATTAAAAGATGCAAATGATTATTTCCATTTTATAGTAAGGGTATTATAGTATATTCCCTGATCTTAATATTTCAAACTTTAAGACCATAGACCATCTACTTTGTATAGTGGTATAGATATACTGATTTGTAAGAGCAAACGCAAGCATAtatttatacacacacacacacatgcatacgcttataattaataaaatattagcatCACTCACACTAGTTAACTTGTTTAACGTTCCATCAATCTGCATGAAGTAGGCCTGAAACACATCCAGAAAACCCATTAGGCATTAATTCTTTTCCATTTAGAGGAAGAAAATGACAACTTCAAAAAGGAGATAGAACCTCCAGAAGCATCTCAAGCTCTTCAACATCATTCTCATCTCCATGAACCGTCATCACACTAGCCCTGCTAGCTCTAGAAATCTTTGAACCAATAGTAGGTGACCCAAGAAACCAACTAGCAGCACCAGACCCACTTACTGGTGAGGCCGAAGATAGCTTCCGTGATAAGTAAAGATCTGCCATATCATCGTCGTCGTCCAAAAGTCGTTCAAGTTCATCCCTAACCTGCAAGACATTAAACTAGTGACCTAAGATTGAATTTGCAATGTACTCGAATGAACTAGGTTACTCTTGTAGTGACTAGGAAGGTGTTTGGATGTGATTTTAAAAGTTATCAATATGAGTTGAATCAAAATCAGATGATCTGATGATGAAAGCTAAAGATGGGCAACTAAATTTACATATGTAtaaagaaccattttttttcaaaaaactttttaCACATGTCGGTGGCTGATTATTGTCATCAAATCTACACGTGTATACCTTTTGTACACGAGCAGTCAACCTTGTCATTGCACTTTTCAGTTTACGAACCCGGTCCAAGTTACGACTACTTATCTGCGAAAATGAACCGTTAGATCATATGCACAAAATATGGACAACGTTGCAACACCAAAAAAACAATTATCGACTTGGAGTTGGAACTGAAAACAGAGTTCAGTTTTATTACAAAAGAACACATTAATCTTCCATTTCCATTTCATTACAATAGTTCAAGGATTACATTTTACACGAAGATAGAAGGCAATCTGGCAACAAAGTTGAATTATGTAGATACTAATGAAGGGGATGcactaaaataattaaatttgattctTAAGATGTCCTCACAAATGTGGGGtttttcatcctaataaaatagagtttggcaaaaaaaaaaaaaaattgactacTGTTCTTTATTATGAAGCCCAGTTAACTATAAACGAGTcttattttcttcaaagttcATTGACACAGTTTAAGCATATATGTTGATCTTTCAAAGGAACTTTCTTAAAAGGTTACATGATGGTAATCATCGAACTACAGATTTTACTTTCAAACTTTGTTTAACGTGAGAAGATAAACACGGGAATATGCAAATAACTTGTTTATTTATAGCATTCCATCGTtcacacaaacaaaaattatatcatttcATAGTAACCTTTATATCGTCTATTAATTTTCTAGAAGAGCACATACCTTAGACGTAAGCTCGTCCAACGCTGGGTAAGCATCAGTTTCTAGTTCTGTAGTACGCGCCGCATGAAAGCTGCAGATGGCCTCTAGGAAAACCTCTAATGCTCGAAATTCAAATGGAGACTCTGCATGCATTatcaaaaaatgaaacaaaaaacaaaataatgataataataatagagagaaaaaattaatattataaaatcatACCATCTTCTTCGCCAGCATCATCATTCTGGCCACCCAATTCTCCATGATTAGAATTTGTAACAGGCAATCTCCTCCTTAGCTCTTCAACAACTGGTATTACATTATCATCTGAAGGATCCCGAAGCAAGACCTGCCCGAATAAAACAATATGAAATAGTTAATATAATATGGTCAAATTGGTTAACTGAAGCACCATTGCGgatcatatattaatttaacaAATAAGAAATATTGGCTAACTTAAGCATCCTGATCATTTACACATTTGATAAACAAGAGGACAAATCCAGTGTCAAGGACTCCTTACACCTAAACATAATTTTCAGTTTCACATATTATTTGCATTTATTTACCCTGAAACAATAAAACTACAAGAAAGAGACATAGAAATTAACCAAAACGTTTCGCCTCATTATACTAATTTAGTCAAAACCTTTAGAATGTCACTCCAGTTATAAGAAATGTCTTCCATAGCAACGGGAAATGcatcaaattataatatatgcTACTAAAGAGACATCGGGAACATATTCCAAAATTTCATATAGATAGTCAATGATGTCTAACGATTCCAGGGAGACCTTACGTAAAATACAAGACAGACTGATAACATGAGTCTAGCCAAAAAGATATTGTTTAAAGTACAATTCATCAAGGCTTTGGTTTCTATGCATAACCTGCTAGCTGAATGTTGTTATGCACActcaataaaaaacaaatttttgatGGTTATTGAGAGTTTAacatataaatgtaaaaataagtGAGACCCTTAATCACAAGATCCCAAAAGTACAAAACTGGTCACCAAATATACACATAATGTTACAAGTCAATTATCCTGATAACGAATTCTTATACCGTCCAAATATAAGAGATGTTGATTAAACAATTTGAAGATAAAAAGAAAGTATCCTAACCTCTTCGGCAGTGATAATAGCCTTGATATGCTGCAACACACCGATAAATCACAAGAAGCCATAATTAGTATACAACCCaacaaataaaaccaaaaagtgtgtTTAGTGAGATTTTAATAGCTAAACGAACTGTATAACAAGACCAACAAAACAGAACATGTGTTCTGATATACGGCTATACATTGAATGTATAAATTCATACCAACTTTTTAGAAATTTTGACGCATCTATTTTGTTGGCACAAAGTGAGAACTGAATGTTTAAGGCTTTTGTTTTTTACGGAGAAAAAGTGAagttaaaaaccaaaacaaagagatttgaaaaaaaaaatgttttttgagTTAACTGGAAAAACACAGTTTGTCAAGTAATATTCGAATGTCCAAGATGCCACACAATAAGACAAACATACACATCTAGCCGACCATGCTTAAAATCACCACTAAAAATAAGTAGTTTTAGCTagaaatatacaaataaaacaaaagaaaagctGCATTTAGTTCGAGACAAAACCGCAACTGTCTGAATATTACTTTCTAGTCAAACACATCACACTGGCAGGGCAGATAAGGATTATATTTAATTACGTGATAATGTAATATGGAGTAACACATTTGAAGGCTTATGAACCATAATCTTTTCTATCAATAATTCAATACTTCCAAGTTCCACACATTAACCCAAGACAATATTTAATCTTATTCTTAGCTCACAACTTTCGTGAAAAACAGGAACCAATAAGttcatttagaaaagaaaatccGTGCACATGGCAATAATTCGCACCAAATATGTACGTAAACTAAAAAGCTAAAAAACATGTGTTTCTGGGGCCAATAAGTACCAAACTCTGTAGACGGCAAATACACATTACAAGCCAAACAGCAACCGAACCATCTCCCCTCCAAATTATgcacttttttaaaaatatatttgtacaCTACAAGATTGAATCTAAACGAATTTTATCcccaaaacaaagaaaaattcaGTAAAAATATAATACCTTTGCTATTGTATGTCTCCAATGATCGTTTAACCAGCCAGTAAAATTTCAACTTCGTAAAAAAATTTCGTATGTGTCACCATTAAAAGTTGCCGCGTGATCGTATATccatatctatacttctatactacattataatTCATCTGGTTCCCTCCATTTTTTTCAACCAAGTTGTTGATAACCCCAAAATGCACATACAttttattcactattttaaacatcttcactttagatatctatatctatactttctACTTTAGATAacccttttacattaataaccatcACTCctcgccgccgccgccgccaccactacACCGCCACATCGCGAGGGAAtatgactagtatatatataattcatatctatcgaaactttcatttattgctattgtatgtatctaaACACTCATGATATATAAACCAGTGACACGTCACCGGTTTCAATAACACATATAATCAGATAAATTCATACATAATTGAAAGTTTCAATactgtaaaataaaaaagttttaaattctattttatattatatgtatatgtatataatataaaataataagaagaaaaaaaaagttacttcGAGATTGAGAACGATAGCACGGTCACGGCCTAAAATAGTAGAAGGATACGAAAGAAGAGGATCGAGAATTCTGAGATCACGCGCATGAATCTGAACTCTATGCATAATCGCATACTTATCTATATCCATCACACTTTCATTCACATTTGTATCTATTAATATCCAACTTCTCGCTTTTTTCTTCACCACTAACGACGACGTCGTTTCCATCTCCGATGATGTCACTTCTCCTCGACccattattcttattattattcttattcttCTGCCTGTATCTTCTATCAATCATTCCCCGAGtattttactaatattttttttttaattttgttgttgCATGAA includes the following:
- the LOC122579091 gene encoding magnesium transporter MRS2-I-like; this translates as MGRGEVTSSEMETTSSLVVKKKARSWILIDTNVNESVMDIDKYAIMHRVQIHARDLRILDPLLSYPSTILGRDRAIVLNLEHIKAIITAEEVLLRDPSDDNVIPVVEELRRRLPVTNSNHGELGGQNDDAGEEDESPFEFRALEVFLEAICSFHAARTTELETDAYPALDELTSKISSRNLDRVRKLKSAMTRLTARVQKVRDELERLLDDDDDMADLYLSRKLSSASPVSGSGAASWFLGSPTIGSKISRASRASVMTVHGDENDVEELEMLLEAYFMQIDGTLNKLTSLREYIDDTEDYINIQLDNHRNQLIQLELFLSSGTVCMSIYALVTGIFGMNIPYTWNDDHGYMFKWVVIVSGVFSAVLFLLIVSYARFKGLVGS